One window of the Penaeus vannamei isolate JL-2024 chromosome 31, ASM4276789v1, whole genome shotgun sequence genome contains the following:
- the LOC138867620 gene encoding proteoglycan 4-like — protein MFKARLPEVMSEIKTTLKEIHRYVNELSPVVLASPILSAVAAKKPEAVLTPKEAALTPKEAVLTPKEAVLTPKEAVLTPKEAALTPKEAVLTPKEEAVLTPKEAVLTPKEAVLTPKKAALTPQRSCSDPQGSCSDSQGRSCSDPQESYSDQGSCSDPQGSCSDPQGSYSDPQRSCSDLKKTALTPKEAALTPKKTALTPKEAALTPKEAALTPKKTALTPREAVLTPKEAVLTPKEAEAALTPKEAALTPKEAALTPKEAALTPKEAVLTPKEAALTPQGSPVLTPKEAVLTPKEAVLTPKEAVLTPKKAVLTPKEAALTPKEAALTPREAVLTPKEEAVLTPKEAVLTPKEAVLTPKKAVLTPKEAVLTPKEAALTPREAVLTPKEAAMTPREAVLTPKEAVLTPKEAVLTPKEEAVLTPKEAVLTPKEAALTPKEAVLTPKEAELTPKEAVLTPKEAALTPKEAALTPKEAALTPKEAVLTPKEAVDSGTPSETPARSHSHRSCSDPQGSCSDPQRSCSDPPRKPWTEEPPAKPQPEAIATVTIINNSEFSLSAAAAIVDIIRTHRKTSEAVLTPKEAVLTPKEAVLTPKKAVLTPKEAALTPKEAALTPREAVLTPKEEAVLTPKEAVLTPKEAVLTPKKAVLTPKEAALTPKEAALTPREAVLTPKEEAALTPKEAALTPKEAVLTPKEAEAALTPKEAALTPKEAALTPKEAALTPKEAVLTPKEAALTPQGSRSCSDPQRSCSDPPRKPWTEEPPAKPQPEAIATVTIINNSEFSLSAAAAIVDIIRTHRKTSEAALTPKEAALTPKEAVLTPKEAVDSGTPSETPARSHSHRSCSDPQGSCSDPQGSCSDPQGSCSDPQRSCSDPPRKPWTEEPPAKPQPEAIATVTIINNSEFSLSAAAAIVDIIRTHRKTSEAALTPKEAALTPKEAVLTPKEAVDSGTPSETPARSHSHRSCSDPQGSCSDPQRSCSDPPRKPWTEEPPAKPQPEAIATVTIINNSEFSLSAAAAIVDIIRTHRSCSDPQGSCSDPQGSCSDPQGSCSDPQGSCSDPQRSCSDPPRKPWTEEPPAKPQPEAIATVTIINNSEFSLSAAAAIVDIIRTHRKTSEAALTPKEAALTPKEAVLTPKEAEAALTPKEAALTPKEAALTPKEAALTPKEAVLTPKEAALTPQGSRGQRNPQRNPSQKP, from the exons ATGTTCAAGGCAAGGCTACCTGAAGTCATGTCAGAGATAAAGACAACTTTAAAGGAAATACATCGCTACGTGAACGAGTTGTCACCTGTCGTTCTCGCTTCACCGATCCTTTCGGCTGTTGCTGCGAAGAAGCC ggaagctgttctgacccccaaggaagctgctctgacccccaaggaagctgttctgaccccaaaAGAAGCTGTTCTGactcccaaggaagctgttctgacccccaaggaagctgctctgacccccaaggaagctgttctgacccccaaggaa gaagctgttctgactcccaaggaagctgttctgactcccaaggaagctgttctgactccCAAgaaagctgctctgaccccccaaagaagctgctctgacccccaaggaagctgctctgactcccaaggaa gaagctgttctgacccccaagaaAGCTATTCTgaccaaggaagctgctctgacccccaaggaagctgttctgacccccaaggaagctatTCTGACCCCCAAAGAAGCTGTTCTGACCTCAAGAAaactgctctgacccccaaggaagctgctctgacccccaagaaaactgctctgacccccaaggaagctgctctgaccccaaaggaagctgctctgacccccaagaaAACTGCTCTGACCCCCagggaagctgttctgacccccaaggaagctgttctgacccccaaggaagct gaagctgctctgacccccaaggaagctgctctgacccccaaggaagctgctctgacccccaaggaagctgctctgacccccaaggaagctgttctgacccccaaagaagctgctctgaccccccaaGGAAGCC ctgttctgacccccaaggaagctgttctgacccccaaggaagctgttctgactcccaaggaagctgttctgacgcCCAAGAAAGCTGTTCTGactcccaaggaagctgctctgacccccaaggaagctgctctgacccccagggaagctgttctgacccccaaggaa gaagctgttctgacccccaaggaagctgttctgactcccaaggaagctgttctgacgcCCAAGAAAGCTGTTCTGactcccaaggaagctgttctgacccccaaggaagctgctctgacccccagggaagctgttctgacccccaaggaagctgctatGACCCCCagggaagctgttctgacccccaaggaagctgttctgacccccaaggaagctgttctgacccccaaggaa gaagctgttctgacccccaaggaagctgttctgacccccaaggaagctgctctgacccccaaggaagctgttctgacccctaAGGAAGCTGaactgacccccaaggaagctgttctgacccccaaggaagctgctctgacccccaaggaagctgctctgacccccaaggaagctgctctgacccccaaagaagctgttctgacccccaaggaagccgtGGACAGCGGAACCCCCAGCGAAACCCCAGCCAGAAGCCATAGCCACc gaagctgctctgacccccaaggaagctgttctgacccccaaagaagctgctctgaccccccaaGGAAGCCGTGGACAGAGGAACCCCCAGCGAAACCCCAGCCAGAAGCCATAGCCACcgtcaccattattaataactccgaattctccctctccgccgccgctgccatTGTTGACATTATCAGGACCCATCGTAAAACTTCc gaagctgttctgacccccaaggaagctgttctgactcccaaggaagctgttctgacgcCCAAGAAAGCTGTTCTGactcccaaggaagctgctctgacccccaaagaagctgctctgacccccagggaagctgttctgacccccaaggaa gaagctgttctgacccccaaggaagctgttctgactcccaaggaagctgttctgacgcCCAAGAAAGCTGTTCTGactcccaaggaagctgctctgacccccaaggaagctgctctgacccctagggaagctgttctgacccccaaggaa gaagctgctctgacccccaaggaagctgctctgacccccaaagaagctgttctgacccccaaggaagcc gaagctgctctgacccccaaggaagctgctctgacccccaaggaagctgctctgacccccaaggaagctgctctgacccccaaggaagctgttctgacccccaaagaagctgctctgaccccccaaGGAAGCC gaagctgttctgacccccaaagaagctgctctgaccccccaaGGAAGCCGTGGACAGAGGAACCCCCAGCGAAACCCCAGCCAGAAGCCATAGCCACcgtcaccattattaataactccgaattctccctctccgccgccgctgccatTGTTGACATTATCAGGACCCATCGTAAAACTTcc gaagctgctctgacccccaaggaagctgctctgacccccaaagaagctgttctgacccccaaggaagccgtGGACAGCGGAACCCCCAGCGAAACCCCAGCCAGAAGCCATAGCCACc gaagctgctctgacccccaaggaagctgctctgacccccaaggaagctgctctgacccccaaggaagctgttctgacccccaaagaagctgctctgaccccccaaGGAAGCCGTGGACAGAGGAACCCCCAGCGAAACCCCAGCCAGAAGCCATAGCCACcgtcaccattattaataactccgaattctccctctccgccgccgctgccatTGTTGACATTATCAGGACCCATCGTAAAACTTcc gaagctgctctgacccccaaggaagctgctctgacccccaaagaagctgttctgacccccaaggaagccgtGGACAGCGGAACCCCCAGCGAAACCCCAGCCAGAAGCCATAGCCACc gaagctgctctgacccccaaggaagctgttctgacccccaaagaagctgctctgaccccccaaGGAAGCCGTGGACAGAGGAACCCCCAGCGAAACCCCAGCCAGAAGCCATAGCCACcgtcaccattattaataactccgaattctccctctccgccgccgctgccatTGTTGACATTATCAGGACCCATC gaagctgctctgacccccaaggaagctgctctgacccccaaggaagctgctctgacccccaaggaagctgctctgacccccaaggaagctgttctgacccccaaagaagctgctctgaccccccaaGGAAGCCGTGGACAGAGGAACCCCCAGCGAAACCCCAGCCAGAAGCCATAGCCACcgtcaccattattaataactccgaattctccctctccgccgccgctgccatTGTTGACATTATCAGGACCCATCGTAAAACTTcc gaagctgctctgacccccaaggaagctgctctgacccccaaagaagctgttctgacccccaaggaagcc gaagctgctctgacccccaaggaagctgctctgacccccaaggaagctgctctgacccccaaggaagctgctctgacccccaaggaagctgttctgacccccaaagaagctgctctgaccccccaaGGAAGCCGTGGACAGAGGAACCCCCAGCGAAACCCCAGCCAGAAGCCATAG